A stretch of DNA from Nitrospira sp.:
TCCCCGCGATAATCCTCGCCGTTCCTCCCGGAAGTGGGACGACTGGAATATCCGCATTCGTGATCGCCTGATAGCCCGCCGGACTCATCTTATCCTTTGCCGGAAGATTCACCCACAGCTGGACCATCCGGAACGGACCACCGGTTTTGGTGTAGTTCGGCGAATGGAACTCCTCATGGATGATGCCGCGGGCTGCCGTCATCCATTGGACGTCGCCCGGCCCGATGACTCCGCCGTTCCCGGCTGAGTCACGATGCGCAACTTCGCCATCGTAAACGATGGTCACTGTCTCGAATCCACGATGCGGATGTTGCCCGACCCCGCGCGGTGTGTCGGTGGGGTCGAATTGATGCGGACCCGCATAGTCGAACAACAAGAACGGGCTGATCGCCGCAGTGTCATCATGGTAGGAAAACAACGACCGGACGGGAAATCCGTCACCGACCCAATGGTTCCCCTGGGATCGCAGCACGTCGACAATCTTCTTCATGGCTCCTCCTTTTCGAGCGGCGACAGGATGTCGGCGCTCGACTGTTCATTGTCCGTTGACAGAGGTAGTATAGGTCCCGCCGAACGGTTTTCAAGTACGATCCTAGCGGATACCGCCCATGGCCAAGAATACCGACTGTCCGACGGAGCAGACGCTCGACCTCATTTCCGGTCGGTGGAAAGTGATGGTCATTTACTGGTTGTTGAAAGGTGACCGCCGTTTTAATCAGTTGCAGCGAGAGCTGTCCGGCATCACGCATCGCACGCTTATCAAACAGTTGCGGGAACTCGAAGCTGACGGCCTTGTAGAGCGAGATGATTTCAGGGAGAATCCTCCGCACGTGGAATATCGCCTGACGCCCCTCGGACGTTCGCTTGAACCGATCTTGATGGCGATGCATGAATGGGCCATGTCTCACCCGCGAATGAAGCGGCACTCCCTGCAGACGTGAAGATCGCGATCTGGTCGGCTTGGGATGTCGTAATTTGTCTGTGCACGTTCCTCTTCTGAACCTCGATTCAGCAGTTGCTTGACGATTCTTCTTGTCATGTGACCATTTGCCGTCACGGTCAATTTGTCTTCCATGCCTTTGCCGGGGATCGACTGGCCCTTTTTACTCAAGCATCCCGGTAATTCAACGGCTTAGCATGAAGCATACCGAAATCAGTCCCGAGGAATGCCTCTTGCCAAAATGCAGGTGTATCCCATGACAGAAGGAGGGTGCCACGTATCATCACCGGCCTACTCTTAGCGACTCCGTCATCGAAAAAAAGGGCGAGTGTCATGCACGTATTGATGGTCCTGATCCTAACCGGCGTGTCTCTGATGATCGCTCCTGCGCACGCGCAGACAGCTGGAGGAGGTTGTCATGCATCGATTGATCACACTGGTGTTGATGGGCTTTCTCGTAATGAGCGGATGGGCGCTCGCCGCAGATGAGCAGAACACTCAGGAACTCACAGCGAACGGATCGCGCACGACACAGCCCTTCACCGTGAAGGATCACTGTGAGGTGCGGTGGACGTCGACCAACGATCTCTCCCTCTTCCTTCTTGATGCGCAAGGTGGGCTGGTCGAGGAGCTGGGGTATTCGACTGGCGATGCGTCCGACGCGATGTATCATGCTAACGGCGGCACCTATTCTTTTTCTTTGAAAATCTCAAGCAGCGCGCACTGGATAATCACGGTGGTGCAGCTTCCGTAAAATTCAAAAACGCGTCTGTAAGGGTAGGCCGCTTCTTACTTTCTCTACCACAGAGGTGAGATGCAAAAGCGAGGCAGCATGATTCCAACTGGCTGCGTGGTCAGGTAGGTCACTGAGGGCGAGGCTTATTGAGCCGTTAGTTGATGAGAGAACCGTGTTTTGCCGCTGTCATCAATCATCGTGACTTCCAAAGCGGTTCCGTGTATCGATATTTTCCCCACGTTCATGGAGCCGCCTTCACTAAACAATGTCGTGGGATGGAACGTCGAATCGGGCAGACGGGGAGTCATGGACGCGCCTGAGAGCGGCCCGGCGATGAACTCATGAAAATCACTCACGCCATCG
This window harbors:
- a CDS encoding pirin family protein, translated to MKKIVDVLRSQGNHWVGDGFPVRSLFSYHDDTAAISPFLLFDYAGPHQFDPTDTPRGVGQHPHRGFETVTIVYDGEVAHRDSAGNGGVIGPGDVQWMTAARGIIHEEFHSPNYTKTGGPFRMVQLWVNLPAKDKMSPAGYQAITNADIPVVPLPGGTARIIAGTFRGARGPARTFTPVNLWDLRLQKNADLTLELPEGHNSMVAVLAGRVVINGEQTLGEAEIVRLAREGNAITIHAEQNAILLVLTGEPINEPVVGYGPFVMNTTAEIRQAADDFNNGRFGQVAPAQPLVQ
- a CDS encoding helix-turn-helix transcriptional regulator, giving the protein MAKNTDCPTEQTLDLISGRWKVMVIYWLLKGDRRFNQLQRELSGITHRTLIKQLRELEADGLVERDDFRENPPHVEYRLTPLGRSLEPILMAMHEWAMSHPRMKRHSLQT